A single Megalobrama amblycephala isolate DHTTF-2021 unplaced genomic scaffold, ASM1881202v1 scaffold533, whole genome shotgun sequence DNA region contains:
- the LOC125261942 gene encoding natural killer cell receptor 2B4-like isoform X1, translating to MQTLTLHCIENIIVCNYSNPVSWKNDTIEINPICAPHEHTSTQNPKENDRTFPLHWLLIIAVAPLLVFAAVSVICCSNKRSKKGVQEEDHTIYAQVQPKNKEQRPLETLEGSTNPQTVYGFTEDHKQTQNTSQNMPNPEAQTENQPSTTYSTIGQHQKSSLPTKTDHTIYSTVCKSSHGRQPGLS from the exons ATGCAGACTCTAACTCTGCACTGTATAGAAAACATAATTGTTTGTAACTATAGTAACCCAGTCAGCTGGAAGAATGACACCATAGAGATTAACCCCATTTGTGCACCTCATGAGCACACCTCAA CACAGAATCCCAAAGAAAATGACAGGACTTTTCCTCTTCATTGGCTGTTGATCATCGCTGTTGCTCCACTGTTGGTTTTTGCAGCAGTTTCTGTAATATGCTGCTCTAACAAGAGGAGTAAAAAAG GTGTCCAAGAAGAGGATCATACAATATATGCACAAGTTCAA CCAAAGAATAAAGAGCAAAGACCCCTGGAGACGTTGGAGGGATCAACAAATCCTCAAACTGTCTATGGGTTTACAGAAGATCAcaaacaaactcaaaataccAGTCAGAACATGCCCAATCCTGAG GCGCAAACAGAAAACCAGCCCAGCACCACCTACAGTACAATAGGACAACACCAAAAATCATCATTACCCACTAAAACAGACCATacaatttattcaacagtgtGTAAATCCTCACATGGGAGACAACCAGGTCTTTCATAG
- the LOC125261942 gene encoding uncharacterized protein LOC125261942 isoform X2, translated as MSTPQNPKENDRTFPLHWLLIIAVAPLLVFAAVSVICCSNKRSKKGVQEEDHTIYAQVQPKNKEQRPLETLEGSTNPQTVYGFTEDHKQTQNTSQNMPNPEAQTENQPSTTYSTIGQHQKSSLPTKTDHTIYSTVCKSSHGRQPGLS; from the exons ATGAGCACACCTCAA AATCCCAAAGAAAATGACAGGACTTTTCCTCTTCATTGGCTGTTGATCATCGCTGTTGCTCCACTGTTGGTTTTTGCAGCAGTTTCTGTAATATGCTGCTCTAACAAGAGGAGTAAAAAAG GTGTCCAAGAAGAGGATCATACAATATATGCACAAGTTCAA CCAAAGAATAAAGAGCAAAGACCCCTGGAGACGTTGGAGGGATCAACAAATCCTCAAACTGTCTATGGGTTTACAGAAGATCAcaaacaaactcaaaataccAGTCAGAACATGCCCAATCCTGAG GCGCAAACAGAAAACCAGCCCAGCACCACCTACAGTACAATAGGACAACACCAAAAATCATCATTACCCACTAAAACAGACCATacaatttattcaacagtgtGTAAATCCTCACATGGGAGACAACCAGGTCTTTCATAG